DNA from Negativicoccus succinicivorans:
AAAAGCTTAACGAAATAAATGAAAAATTGGAGTCTATTTACCGAGAGCTATGGAGTAGAAGCTAAAGGAAAACAGAAATGACTGACGAAAAAAAAGACATCGTAAAATACGACAATAAATTCAATTTATCGAACTTTGGCGCGTTAAAGTCGGTAGAACAGAATGTTTTTATGGCGATTTTAGCGAAAATCTATCGAAAAAAAGCAACCGGTGTAGCGGTTTCGTTCGATGATCTCCGGCAATGGTCTTTTTTGCAGGCAAAGCGATCATATACACGAGACGAGTGCAAGGCAATCTTTAGCGACTTTTCGGAAAAGGTTTTTAGCGTGCTTTTTCGGGTAGAAAAAGCGAATGGAGAAATTGAGTTCATGCCCATGTTTTCCCGCTGGACAATCTCTCCGGATGACGAAACATCGGTGATAGAACTAAACGCGCCCTTTGCTAACTATTTCTTTGATATCCCCTCTGGGCGGGGGTTTACACAGTTTTTCCTTGATAAATTCGTAATCATCAAGTCGAAATATGCGAAAACCCTCTTTCGCATGTTTCATCAAAATTTCCAAGGAAAATGGACAGTCGGTATTGATGAGTACCGGCGTATAATGGATTTTCCAAAAAGTTACCGGCCAAACAATATTTTGGTTCGGACTAGGGAACTTTTTTCCGAACTCGAATCAACCGGATACATTTCAAATATCGAATTAGACGTTACTAGCTACCCAACACAAGGTCGACCGGTAAGAGATTTGATTTTTACGTACAAGCTAAACCGCCCGAAATTCGCAGAATTAGGCGGTCAAACGACTATCATGGACTTTGATTATTCCGAAACGAAAGAAGAAAAAATCGAAATTACGCCAACCGGTGGACTTGAAGTAATTAAAGACAAAAAAGTGGTTACGAAGCGTGAAAAATGCCCCAAATGCGCCGCTGACGTGATCATCAAGACCGATAAGAGCGGGCAAAAATACAAGTGCTGCGTAAATAACGCCTATTGGCGGTTAGGCAATGCAAACTGCGAATGGCAAGAAT
Protein-coding regions in this window:
- a CDS encoding replication initiation protein, producing the protein MTDEKKDIVKYDNKFNLSNFGALKSVEQNVFMAILAKIYRKKATGVAVSFDDLRQWSFLQAKRSYTRDECKAIFSDFSEKVFSVLFRVEKANGEIEFMPMFSRWTISPDDETSVIELNAPFANYFFDIPSGRGFTQFFLDKFVIIKSKYAKTLFRMFHQNFQGKWTVGIDEYRRIMDFPKSYRPNNILVRTRELFSELESTGYISNIELDVTSYPTQGRPVRDLIFTYKLNRPKFAELGGQTTIMDFDYSETKEEKIEITPTGGLEVIKDKKVVTKREKCPKCAADVIIKTDKSGQKYKCCVNNAYWRLGNANCEWQEYID